A segment of the Lycium barbarum isolate Lr01 chromosome 7, ASM1917538v2, whole genome shotgun sequence genome:
CTTGTCACCTTAACAGCTCAAATAGATCCTTTTGATCCTCAACTTCAACTGAACTACTACCCAAGTCCTTTGATAATCCCCTTTCTTTCATCAACCCTCGAATTTTCTCCGCGTCATTCCATCTTCCCATTTCACCATATACATTAGCCAACACGACGTAATACCCCGAATTCTTAGGCGCCAATCCTATAAGTTTCCAAGCTGCAAACTCACTCAATTCTTGATTCCCATGAAGTCTGCAGCCAGCAAGAAACGCCCCCCAAACGCTCTTCGTAGGTTCCACTTGCATCTCTTCAATCACCCTTAACGTGTCTTCTAAATACCCCGAACGCGCTAATAAATCAACCATACACGCGCAGTGTTTCGCATTAGGTAAAAATCCATATTTCCCGCTCATCAACCAAGAAAAGATTTCTCTACCCTGATCAACCATACCGGAATACGCACAAGCACAAAGCACGGCTACTAAAGTCACTTCATCGGGTTTGACATTTTCACCCTCCATGACGAAGAACCATCGCAATGCCTCCTCCCCGCTTTTAGCCAACGCCAACCCTCTTATCACCGCGTTCCACGTATACACATTCTTGAATTTCATTTCTCGAAATACCCAAAAACCGTGCTCGATTTTCCCACATTTCCCATACATATCGATCAACGACGTACCCAAAATCACATCCATTTCCCATCCACTCCTCCTTATATAATCATGTATCCACACACCTATATCTAAAGAACCACAATTTGCACAAGCAGACAATGCATTCACCATCGTTACTCGATTAGGCGCCACGTCAACATTTCTCATTTTATCAAACACAACAAGTGCCTCACCATACTTCCCACAATCTCTATACCCCATAATTAAAACCGTCCACGAAACAACATCTCTTTGAGGCATTTCATCGAACACTTGGTGACAAACCTCAATTTCACCACAAGAAGCATATAAATTCAATAAAGAATTTTGCACATAAATATCACAAGCATAATAACCTGATTTTACAATTTGGGTATGTACAGATTTGCCTAATTTTAATTCTTTAAGGTCAGATAAAGATTTTAAAACAAAAGGGTATGTGTAATTGTTAGGAAAAATACTTTCTTTATGCATATGTGAGTATATGGTAATGGAGTTTTGTTTTTCAAGTGGCATTTTTGAATGGGAAAAAGATTGAATTAATGTGTTACAAATGAAGATGTGGGGTTTCTTGATTAGTTTAGTGTAAAGAGTGTAAGCACAGTTTAAGAGATTTAAAGATTGGCAAGTTGAGATGAAGTTATGGGCTATTGTTGTG
Coding sequences within it:
- the LOC132602069 gene encoding pentatricopeptide repeat-containing protein At1g50270-like, whose translation is MTTNLTTKILNLLNKPHISPAQITQIQAQLIHHNLHYNTTIAHNFISTCQSLNLLNCAYTLYTKLIKKPHIFICNTLIQSFSHSKMPLEKQNSITIYSHMHKESIFPNNYTYPFVLKSLSDLKELKLGKSVHTQIVKSGYYACDIYVQNSLLNLYASCGEIEVCHQVFDEMPQRDVVSWTVLIMGYRDCGKYGEALVVFDKMRNVDVAPNRVTMVNALSACANCGSLDIGVWIHDYIRRSGWEMDVILGTSLIDMYGKCGKIEHGFWVFREMKFKNVYTWNAVIRGLALAKSGEEALRWFFVMEGENVKPDEVTLVAVLCACAYSGMVDQGREIFSWLMSGKYGFLPNAKHCACMVDLLARSGYLEDTLRVIEEMQVEPTKSVWGAFLAGCRLHGNQELSEFAAWKLIGLAPKNSGYYVVLANVYGEMGRWNDAEKIRGLMKERGLSKDLGSSSVEVEDQKDLFELLR